In one window of Thermodesulfobacteriota bacterium DNA:
- a CDS encoding DEAD/DEAH box helicase family protein, producing the protein MSRKCIFKTEDFEYQTLTANYLVKALLAKSRTKRIRGAVLGDGVGMGKTYTSLFTAFSYMSNAKPYLKDSRLNRKHKTSLLIVAPNDIVMQKWISEIEPYAKPGNFSSYIKRLGNGLKIKDKLLAITQNINTTENLGKKYCKPNWSVIVTTRGKLKRLDDNRLQILKTVTGFIIFDEAHRMKEPSFKQAFENNRYLSDLVLGRNHPKFLFLTATPFQKNIGQMKTLFSGYFLGREDWVFKDLNDYVVDVGSYLRGAQEKSGKLKVKKRELEKELRQFFVINKRLKKLEERREEYVNGALCSDRSAKCYVHLFNEDPKLEKKWYEFQTKYLSYRFESRNGRKSRVEQDLTRFTSFVTEKHKKIVGDNYPLKCEMLGRIIARRFLQDRKKWNRKFIIFCDMLNDNVSHRDGKLHERLRDACVRTIEGFFGKTRKGKVPPPNLERVIASVVLRTRVKGFRDVFYSTRNERQLRASWTSKIDEWQKRFNNSLLYSFYGEDIKAYYERLFREMIGQYACIEFLRKKMLSGSMIPKKRKAYIKSLFGSEGIGDKSRWLLYTEEDLNDLWALYYGKHQKSVVRRKSLIENTKRDIERIFKKELKKVLRQWDEALPGKELVSCYNGSSKNAQDLKRFQWPLEPCALVLSKACEEGVDLQAFTSGVIHYDFDWSPGRMVQREGRVDRIGRAIDKKGVHKIFAEKKFKSHLDDRHLQFHYLVMPNTYDERKFVRMTERRKLFKLLVPVNLEDEYKSFHTQKNSRDITGLSFDLSVRP; encoded by the coding sequence GTGAGCAGGAAGTGCATATTTAAGACTGAGGACTTCGAGTATCAGACCCTCACGGCTAACTACTTGGTCAAAGCGCTGCTCGCGAAGTCAAGGACTAAACGAATTCGGGGCGCTGTTCTCGGTGACGGCGTAGGCATGGGCAAGACGTATACGAGCCTTTTTACTGCTTTCTCGTACATGTCGAATGCGAAGCCCTACCTTAAAGATAGCAGGTTGAACAGAAAACACAAGACGTCCCTTTTGATAGTCGCGCCTAATGATATAGTCATGCAAAAATGGATTTCGGAAATAGAGCCTTACGCGAAGCCCGGAAACTTCAGCTCATACATAAAGAGGCTCGGCAATGGGCTCAAAATAAAGGACAAGCTCCTGGCAATAACACAGAACATCAATACGACTGAAAATCTCGGAAAAAAGTATTGCAAGCCCAACTGGTCAGTCATAGTGACGACGCGAGGCAAGCTTAAAAGACTTGACGATAATCGGCTTCAGATACTCAAGACCGTTACGGGCTTCATAATATTCGACGAAGCCCATCGCATGAAAGAGCCATCTTTTAAGCAGGCTTTTGAAAATAATAGATACCTGAGTGACCTTGTTTTAGGAAGAAACCATCCAAAGTTTCTTTTTCTGACAGCGACCCCGTTCCAGAAAAATATTGGACAGATGAAAACACTTTTTTCCGGATATTTCCTCGGCAGGGAGGATTGGGTTTTTAAGGATTTGAACGATTATGTTGTGGATGTCGGCAGCTACTTGAGGGGGGCACAGGAAAAAAGTGGCAAGTTGAAGGTTAAAAAAAGGGAGCTTGAAAAGGAGCTCAGGCAATTTTTTGTCATAAACAAGAGGCTGAAAAAACTCGAAGAGCGAAGGGAAGAGTATGTCAATGGTGCCCTGTGCAGTGACCGTAGCGCGAAATGCTACGTGCACCTGTTCAACGAAGACCCAAAGCTTGAGAAAAAATGGTACGAATTCCAGACGAAGTACCTATCGTACCGTTTTGAATCAAGGAATGGGCGAAAGAGTCGCGTTGAGCAGGACCTGACAAGGTTTACGAGCTTTGTAACCGAAAAGCACAAGAAGATAGTCGGCGATAACTACCCTCTAAAATGCGAAATGCTGGGGCGTATTATCGCCAGGCGCTTTCTGCAGGACCGCAAAAAATGGAACAGGAAGTTCATTATATTCTGTGACATGCTAAACGACAATGTGAGTCATAGGGATGGGAAGCTGCACGAGAGATTGAGGGACGCATGCGTGAGGACCATCGAGGGCTTTTTTGGGAAAACCCGAAAGGGCAAAGTCCCGCCGCCCAACCTAGAGCGCGTGATCGCAAGTGTCGTATTAAGAACACGAGTCAAAGGGTTCAGGGATGTTTTCTATTCTACGAGAAACGAGCGTCAACTGAGAGCCTCATGGACAAGTAAGATAGATGAATGGCAAAAGAGATTTAACAACTCTCTCCTGTATTCTTTTTACGGGGAGGATATAAAGGCCTACTATGAGCGCCTCTTCAGGGAAATGATCGGGCAGTATGCATGCATCGAGTTCCTGAGGAAAAAGATGCTCTCGGGCAGCATGATCCCCAAAAAAAGAAAAGCCTATATCAAGTCTCTTTTCGGAAGCGAAGGGATAGGAGATAAGAGCAGGTGGTTACTATATACCGAGGAAGACCTTAATGACCTCTGGGCTCTATATTATGGAAAACATCAGAAATCCGTGGTGCGCAGAAAAAGCCTTATTGAGAATACGAAGCGAGATATTGAGAGAATCTTTAAAAAAGAGCTAAAAAAAGTGCTCAGGCAATGGGACGAAGCTCTCCCCGGCAAGGAACTGGTATCTTGCTATAACGGGTCGAGCAAGAATGCGCAGGATCTGAAACGGTTCCAGTGGCCGCTGGAACCGTGCGCCCTGGTCCTGAGCAAGGCCTGCGAGGAGGGCGTTGATCTTCAGGCGTTTACAAGCGGTGTCATACATTATGATTTTGACTGGAGCCCGGGAAGAATGGTGCAACGGGAGGGTCGGGTTGACAGGATCGGCAGGGCCATTGATAAGAAGGGGGTGCACAAGATTTTTGCGGAAAAGAAGTTCAAGTCCCATCTCGACGACAGGCACCTACAATTTCACTATCTTGTCATGCCCAACACATACGATGAGCGCAAGTTCGTAAGAATGACCGAGCGTAGAAAACTGTTCAAGTTGCTTGTCCCTGTCAACTTGGAAGATGAGTATAAGTCTTTCCACACACAGAAGAATAGTCGAGATATTACAGGCCTGTCATTCGATCTGAGCGTTAGGCCCTAG
- a CDS encoding PAS domain-containing protein: MEGSSKGLYIYRLDPLDRIVHVNRAWLSFAARNESEALTPEAVLNRPLWDFIADGETRQVYRMILTRVRSSGKEVRIPFRCDSPGLRRFMEMEIAPLAEGAVEFRCKLLKAERRLPVALLDPAVDRSSEFLQICGWCKRINLDGEWVETEEAVKRLDLFGAEKLPRLTHGICPDCHAIAMREIERTKGEGDGPG, from the coding sequence ATGGAAGGGAGCTCCAAAGGCCTTTACATATACAGGCTCGACCCGCTTGACAGGATAGTCCATGTGAACCGGGCATGGCTTTCCTTTGCCGCCCGGAACGAATCCGAGGCCCTGACCCCGGAGGCTGTCCTTAATAGGCCGCTCTGGGACTTCATAGCAGACGGGGAGACCCGCCAGGTCTACCGGATGATACTGACGAGAGTAAGGTCGTCCGGGAAAGAGGTCCGCATCCCTTTCAGGTGCGATTCACCGGGGCTAAGGAGGTTCATGGAGATGGAGATAGCCCCGCTCGCCGAGGGGGCCGTCGAGTTCAGGTGCAAGCTCTTAAAGGCCGAGAGGAGGCTCCCCGTCGCCCTTCTTGACCCGGCTGTCGACCGCTCAAGCGAATTTCTCCAGATATGCGGCTGGTGCAAGCGGATCAATCTGGACGGGGAATGGGTGGAAACCGAGGAGGCCGTAAAGAGGCTCGACCTTTTCGGGGCGGAGAAGCTCCCCCGCCTTACTCACGGCATTTGCCCCGACTGCCATGCCATTGCGATGAGGGAGATCGAAAGGACAAAAGGCGAAGGGGACGGCCCCGGCTGA